A window of Notolabrus celidotus isolate fNotCel1 chromosome 11, fNotCel1.pri, whole genome shotgun sequence contains these coding sequences:
- the LOC117822163 gene encoding multimerin-2-like — protein MKMRMCFLLLLLICSLSTAQLQTDSDNEVIPLGKQAEPQRSEQQNALDRQQTCTQDLHAVLREMSTSLAEQRVETRHLQRESEAQAAKLRELELLKTELDKQKTELDKQKTELDKQQQQLQAQAAELITMKARSNVTESHVEALRRDDEVKQVAFSASLLASGSGYVGPFNTHTPLVFRHVVTNIGNAYSPNTGFFIAPVRGAYHFEFYIGAGGHPSLASGAVLVKNGGHIFIAWEHQTSHYGSSANGATLLLEVGDVVFLRLWQNTRIFDNENHLSTFSGHLLFTT, from the exons atgaagatgaggatgtgTTTCCTGCTATTGCTGCTGATCTGCTCTCTGTCCACGGCACAGCTTCAAACGGACTCTGACAATGAAGTTATTCCTCTTGGAAAACAAGCTGAGCCCCAGAGAAGTGAACAACAAAATGCTTTGGACCGCCAACAGACCTGTACCCAAGACCTCCATGCTGTGCTGAGAGAGATGAGCACATCTCTGGCTGAACAGAGGGTGGAGACGAGGCacttacagagagagagtgaag CACAGGCAGCTAAACTGAGGGAACTGGAGTTACTGAAGACTGAGCTGGACAAACAGAAGACTGAACTGGACAAACAGAAGACTGAACTGGATAAGCAACAGCAACAACTTCAAG CACAAGCAGCAGAGCTGATCACCATGAAGGCCAGGTCAAATGTCACAGAAAGCCATGTGGAGGCTCTGAGGAGAGATGATGAAG tcaaaCAGGTGGCTTTCTCAGCTTCTCTGTTGGCTTCAGGCTCAGGGTATGTTGGaccatttaacacacacactcctttggTATTCAGGCACGTGGTCACAAACATTGGAAATGCTTACAGCCCAAACACAG gTTTCTTCATTGCACCAGTGAGAGGAGCATACCACTTTGAGTTCTACATAGGTGCAGGTGGACATCCTTCACTTGCTTCAGGTGCTGTGTTGGTGAAGAATGGAGGACACATCTTTATTGCATGGGAGCATCAGACTTCCCATTATGGGAGCTCTGCTAACGGTGCAACTCTGCTTCTAGAGGTTGGAGATGTTGTGTTTCTGCGTCTTTGGCAAAATACAAGGATATTTGACAATGAAAATCACCTTAGTACTTTCAGTGGTCATCTGCTTTTCACCACGTGA
- the prdm16 gene encoding LOW QUALITY PROTEIN: histone-lysine N-methyltransferase PRDM16 (The sequence of the model RefSeq protein was modified relative to this genomic sequence to represent the inferred CDS: inserted 3 bases in 3 codons; deleted 4 bases in 4 codons; substituted 1 base at 1 genomic stop codon), producing the protein MMNDHDEASPDSCIKKVVNDMGNIKFALDTSLDVTSNSWLKYVRSAPTFEEQNLAACHLTGDQIYYKAVRDIEAGEELLVYMKDGIFPEGSMAPNLQDEQMYRCEDCDELFSSTLELRRHQKYSCSSSGSIFDTLRDDFKQEREDSDEPIHECKDCEKIFPNEYSLGQHMIVHTEEREYKCDQCPKAFNWKSNLIRHQMSHDSGKRFECENCDKVQHAGHVFTDPSNLQRHIRSQHVGARAHTCPECGKTFATSSGLKQHKHIHSSVKPFICPDGLRLFAPPGEVCHKSYTQFSNLCRHKRMHADCRTQIKCKDCGQLFSTTSSLNKHRRFCEGKNHYGSPAGMFNPGIPMSSSPIMAKVKSHHPHLTGLNQSGLGFTEYFPSRPHPHAGLPFSPGPHGFPSLPHGFPGIFPPSLYPRPPLLPASQLIKSPLGGCSQEVKLPRSPLDAPPLSLVSSTNSNGGNSLSQLDEKDNKLDLSSSGEAKPXSKMVDMSDGSDLEDVNTTSGTDLDTTTGTASGDGSDLDSDGESERERSGKRRKSSGAVSSHEGQQLEDTNSALISAVSSSGNPTIDRPFLSSASSQHSFFPPPDEQALPPTTTNASAATTDSIKAIASIAEKYFGPGLIGLHQEKKMGPLPYHSMFPFQFLPNFHNSLNPFSADRGALNPSMFFKAEPKSPREQLHKMVAPGAPGSTAESPFDLTTKPKETKLAPPTPTNPTNPNTSTGSSSGPLAISSSEEQPLDLSIGSRSRGGHNGVAAELQNRKNHIFGIGKGVSIKDETPAGFSLPHSQLLHQSSLSQHQQPQPHQPPPLHYAKPSAFFMDPIYSRVEKRKLLDPVGALKEKFLRPSPPLFHPQMSAMENMTEKLESFGALKLDVPPNPLQHSAHPLFNFRSPPPSLSDAILRKGKERYACRYCGKIFPRSANLTRHLRTHTGEQPYRCKYCDRSFSISSNLQRHVRNIHNKEKPFKCHLCNRCFGQQTNLDRHLKKHEHENIPVSQQSGMLSNLGTTISSPNSESDNHALLDEKEDSYFSEIRXFISNMRXTQASSSTDKRSDQAEEERTPSHSLSNSKLGLHGLDEEEEEVEGDDXEEEEGSLTEKSHDEAPESPSPVTTGVYEDEEEEERGRLHWLLNYEHTRRLMQ; encoded by the exons GTGGTCAACGACATGGGCAACATCAAGTTTGCGCTGGACACAAGCCTGGACGTCACCAGCAACAGCTGGCTCAAATACGTCCGCTCTGCCCCGACATTCGAGGAGCAGAACCTCGCCGCCTGTCACCTCACAGGGGACCAG ATTTATTATAAAGCAGTCCGGGACATTGAAGCAGGGGAGGAGCTTTTAGTGTATATGAAGGACGGTATTTTCCCTGAGGGATCCATGGCACCCAACCTACAAG aCGAGCAGATGTACCGCTGTGAAGACTGTGATGAGCTATTCTCCTCTACCCTTGAGCTGAGGCGGCACCAGAAGTATTCATGCTCCAGTAGCGGCTCGATCTTTGATACGTTGAGAGACGACTTCAAACAGGAACGCGAGGACAGTGACGAGCCCATTCATGAGTGTAAAGACTGTGAGAAGATTTTTCCAAATGAGTACAG TCTGGGCCAACACATGATAGtccacacagaggagagagagtacAAGTGTGACCAGTGCCCTAAAGCCTTCAACTGGAAGTCCAACCTCATTCGTCACCAGATGTCACATGACAGTGGCAAGCGCTTTGAGTGTGAAAACTGTGATAAGGTACAGCATGCCGGGCAC GTGTTCACAGATCCCAGCAACCTTCAGCGTCACATCCGCTCTCAGCATGTGGGGGCCCGTGCTCACACATGTCCTGAATGTGGTAAGACCTTTGCCACCTCATCAGGCCTCAAGCAGCATaagcacatccacagcagcgtCAAACCCTTTATCT GCCCTGATGGGCTGCGTCTTTTTGCTCCCCCAGGCGAGGTGTGCCACAAATCCTACACTCAGTTCTCCAACCTCTGCCGCCACAAGCGTATGCACGCAGACTGCCGCACTCAGATCAAGTGTAAGGACTGCGGGCAGTTGTTCAGCACTACCTCCTCCCTCAACAAGCATCGTCGCTTCTGTGAGGGCAAAAACCATTATGGATCTCCAGCGGGGATGTTTAACCCTGGCATCCCCATGAGCTCCAGCCCCATCATGGCCAAGGTCAAGTCCCACCATCCCCACCTTACAGGTCTAAACCAGTCAGGTTTGGGCTTCACTGAATACTTTCCCTCCCGACCTCACCCTCATGCTGGCTTGCCCTTCTCACCAGGACCTCACGGCTTCCCCTCCCTTCCACATGGTTTCCCAGGTATTTTCCCCCCATCACTGTATCCGCGACCACCTTTATTGCCAGCCAGTCAGTTGATAAAGAGCCCACTTGGTGGCTGCAGTCAGGAGGTGAAGCTGCCGAGGAGTCCCTTAGATGCCCCTCCTTTGTCCCTGGTTAGCTCTACAAACAGCAATGGGGGTAACAGTTTGAGTCAGCTGGACGAGAAGGACAACAAACTAGATTTATCGTCTAGTGGAGAGGCCAAGC AATCTAAGATGGTGGACATGTCTGATGGCAGTGACCTTGAAGACGTTAATACCACAAGTGGGACAGATTTGGATACCACCACTGGTACGGCTTCGGGTGATGGGTCTGACCTGGACAGCGACGGAGAAAGTGAACGTGAGAGAAGTGGTAAAAGGAGGAAGTCATCTGGGGCTGTATCCAGTCATGAAGGCCAACAGTTAGAAGACACCAATTCTGCGTTGATATCAGCCGTGTCTAGTTCGGGGAACCCCACCATCGATCGTCCCTTCCTTTCTTCTGCATCCTCCCAGCACTCCTTTTTTCCACCACCTGATGAGCAAGCCCTCCCACCCACCACTACAAATGCCAGTGCAGCTACCACAGATTCTATCAAAGCCATTGCGTCCATTGCTGAGAAATATTTTGGTCCAGGTTTGATTGGTCTTCATCAGGAGAAGAAGATGGGTCCATTGCCCTACCATTCCATGTTTCCCTTTCAGTTCCTGCCCAACTTTCACAACTCGCTT AATCCCTTCAGCGCAGATCGTGGTGCCCTTAATCCTAGCATGTTCTTCAAAGCAGAGCCCAAGTCACCTCGCGAGCAGCTGCATAAGATGGTCGCTCCA GGGGCTCCTGGTTCCACAGCAGAATCACCATTTGATCTCACGACAAAGCCGAAGGAGACCAAGTTAGCTCCTCCAACCCCAACAAACCCCACAAACCCCAACACTAGCACTGGGAGCAGTAGTGGACCCTTAGCAATATCCAGCAGTGAAGAACAGCCATTAGACCTCAGTATTGGCAGCCGGAGCAGA GGTGGTCATAATGGTGTGGCAGCTGAGCTACAAAATAGAAAGAACCACATCTTCGGAATTGGAAAGGGGGTTTCCATCAAGGATGAAACTCCAGCTGGGTTTTCACTTCCCCATTCCCAGTTATTGCACCAATCGTCCCTCTCCCAGCACCAGCAGCCACAGCCACATCAGCCACCACCACTGCACTATGCCAAGCCCTCAGCATTCTTCATGGACCCCATATA CAGCAGGGTGGAGAAGAGGAAGCTACTTGACCCTGTAGGAGCATTGAAGGAAAAGTTCTTAAGGCCCTCACCACCACTCTTCCATCCACAG ATGTCAGCCATGGAGAACATGACAGAGAAGCTTGAGAGCTTTGGCGCTCTAAAACTGGATGTGCCGCCCAATCCACTGCAACACTCTGCTCATCCACTGTTCAACTTCCGATCACCCCCACCTTCCCTCTCTGACGCCATCCTCCGCAAGGGCAAGGAGCGTTACGCCTGCAG GTACTGTGGGAAAATATTCCCTCGCTCGGCAAACCTCACCAGACACTTGCGGACACACACAGGGGAACAA CCCTACAG GTGTAAATACTGTGACCGCTCATTCAGCATCTCATCCAATCTTCAACGCCATGTTCGCAACATCCACAACAAGGAGAAACCCTTCAAGTGTCACCTCTGCAACCGCTGCTTCGGTCAACAGACCAACCTCGACCGCCATCTCAAGAAGCACGAGCATGAGAACATTCCTG TGAGCCAGCAGTCTGGGATGCTTTCCAACCTAGGAACCACCATCTCCTCCCCAAACTCTGAGTCAGACAATCATGCACTTTTAGATGAGAAGGAGGACTCATACTTCTCAGAAATCC ACTTCATTTCAAACATGAGATAAACCCAGGCATCCAGCTCCACAGAtaaaag ATCAGACCAGGCTGAGGAGGAGCGAACCCCCAGTCACAGTTTGTCCAACTCCAAGCTAGGGCTCCACGGCCtagacgaggaggaagaggaagtggagggagacg gagaggaggaggaaggcagCCTGACAGAGAAGTCTCACGACGAGGCGCCTGAGTCCCCATCTCCTGTCACGACAGGGGTGtatgaggacgaggaggaggaggaaagaggacgGCTCCATTGGCTCTTGAACTATGAACACACTCGCAG GCTTATGCAATGA